A single genomic interval of Microbacterium oleivorans harbors:
- the pheT gene encoding phenylalanine--tRNA ligase subunit beta — translation MRVPLSWLREYVDVPVDATPEDVLAALVSVGFEEEDVHSFDLTGPIVVGRVVSFEAEPQSNGKTIRWCQVDVGEANGGVRGIVCGAGNFFEGDKVVVTLPGSVLPGPFPIAARKTYGHVSDGMIASAKELGLGDEHSGILRLTELGLEPEVGVDAIALLGLDDAAVDVNVTPDRGYALSVRGIAREYAHATGATFRDPGLRDFDELEHPVSGFEVRVDDAAPIRGRVGASEFAVRVVSGVDPSRPTPPWMVARLTLAGIRSLGVLVDITNYVMLELGNPIHGYDLDKLSGGITVRRATAGEKLTTLDGKERTLSPEDLLITDDSGPIGLAGVMGGGETEMTDATRSVLIEAAIFDTVTIARTARRHKLPSEASRRFERGVDPLIPFVAARRVADLMVELAGGTLEPVGGALFAEVFLAAIPLPHDFVSSLIGVDYRDDEIVGALETVGCEIEATDAGWDAIPPSWRPDLTDKWTLAEEVARIHGLDRIPSVLPTPPSGRGLTDAQKGRRRVANALASAGFVETPSFPFTTREHNDLHGSASGEALPSVKLANPLDGQAPFLRRSLVPGLLQVAHRNLSRGLTDLALFEVGSVFVPEPGVTYGTDTVPPLAVRPDDETLAALDASIPPQPRRVAVLATGNTVTKAPGRAPVAADLSDVLAAVVVVATAAGVEVDVAQTRRAALHPGRAAELSVGDVVVGYAGELHPEVSAAADLPGRVLVAELDLDVLLSLAGERVVVASLSGYPAATQDVSLVVPAEVTAGELSAALVSGAGDLLESARLVDDYRGTGVPDGSKSLTFALRFRAPDRTLTAAEATDAKLAGVAVAAERFGATIRD, via the coding sequence ATGCGGGTTCCGCTGTCATGGTTGCGCGAATACGTCGACGTTCCCGTCGACGCGACGCCTGAGGACGTCCTCGCGGCGCTGGTCTCGGTGGGCTTCGAGGAAGAGGACGTCCACTCGTTCGACCTCACCGGGCCGATCGTCGTGGGCCGCGTCGTCTCGTTCGAGGCCGAGCCCCAGTCCAACGGCAAGACGATCCGGTGGTGCCAGGTCGATGTCGGCGAGGCCAACGGGGGAGTCCGCGGCATCGTCTGCGGTGCCGGCAACTTCTTCGAGGGCGACAAGGTCGTCGTGACGCTCCCCGGGTCCGTCCTTCCCGGGCCTTTCCCGATCGCCGCGCGCAAGACCTACGGTCACGTCTCGGACGGCATGATCGCCTCGGCGAAAGAGCTCGGTCTCGGCGACGAGCACTCCGGCATCCTGCGTCTGACCGAGTTGGGGCTCGAGCCCGAGGTGGGCGTCGACGCGATCGCGCTGCTGGGTCTCGACGACGCCGCCGTCGACGTCAACGTCACGCCCGATCGTGGTTATGCCCTGTCCGTCCGCGGCATCGCGCGCGAGTACGCCCACGCGACCGGCGCCACGTTCCGCGACCCGGGCCTTCGAGACTTCGACGAGCTCGAGCATCCGGTGTCGGGGTTCGAGGTGCGCGTGGACGACGCCGCGCCCATCCGCGGGCGGGTCGGGGCGAGCGAGTTCGCCGTGCGTGTCGTCTCGGGCGTCGACCCCTCGCGTCCCACGCCGCCGTGGATGGTCGCGCGCCTGACGCTGGCCGGCATCCGCTCGCTCGGGGTGCTCGTCGACATCACCAACTACGTCATGCTCGAGCTCGGGAACCCCATCCACGGCTACGACCTCGACAAGCTCAGCGGTGGCATCACGGTGCGCCGGGCGACGGCTGGCGAGAAGCTCACGACGCTCGACGGCAAGGAGCGCACGCTCTCGCCCGAGGACCTGCTGATCACCGACGACTCCGGCCCCATCGGCCTCGCGGGCGTCATGGGCGGTGGCGAGACGGAGATGACCGACGCTACGCGCAGCGTGCTCATCGAGGCCGCGATCTTCGACACCGTCACGATCGCCCGCACCGCTCGCCGCCACAAGCTGCCCAGCGAGGCGTCGCGGCGGTTCGAGCGGGGCGTCGATCCGCTGATCCCGTTCGTGGCCGCACGGCGCGTCGCCGACCTCATGGTCGAGCTCGCCGGCGGCACGCTCGAACCGGTCGGCGGGGCGCTGTTCGCCGAGGTGTTCCTCGCCGCGATCCCCCTCCCGCACGACTTCGTCTCGTCGCTGATCGGCGTCGACTACCGCGACGACGAGATCGTCGGCGCGCTCGAGACCGTCGGCTGCGAGATCGAGGCGACGGATGCCGGGTGGGACGCCATTCCGCCGTCGTGGCGTCCCGACCTCACAGACAAGTGGACCCTCGCCGAGGAGGTGGCGCGGATCCACGGGCTCGACCGCATCCCGTCGGTCCTCCCGACCCCGCCGTCCGGCCGCGGCCTCACCGACGCCCAGAAGGGGCGTCGCCGCGTCGCGAACGCCCTGGCATCGGCCGGCTTCGTCGAGACCCCGTCGTTCCCGTTCACCACTCGTGAGCACAACGACCTGCACGGCTCGGCGTCGGGCGAGGCGCTGCCCTCGGTCAAGCTCGCGAACCCGCTCGACGGCCAGGCTCCGTTCCTCCGCCGCTCGCTCGTGCCCGGCCTACTCCAGGTCGCGCACCGCAATCTGTCGCGCGGGCTGACCGACCTGGCCCTGTTCGAGGTCGGCTCGGTCTTCGTGCCCGAGCCGGGCGTCACGTACGGCACCGACACCGTCCCGCCGCTCGCAGTCCGTCCGGACGACGAGACCCTCGCCGCGCTCGATGCGTCGATCCCGCCGCAGCCGCGCCGGGTCGCAGTGCTCGCCACGGGCAACACCGTGACGAAGGCCCCGGGCCGGGCACCCGTCGCCGCCGATCTCAGCGACGTGCTCGCCGCCGTGGTCGTCGTCGCGACGGCGGCCGGCGTCGAGGTGGACGTCGCGCAGACCCGCCGCGCTGCCCTGCACCCGGGTCGTGCCGCGGAGCTCTCGGTCGGCGACGTCGTGGTCGGGTACGCCGGCGAGCTGCATCCCGAGGTGTCGGCTGCGGCCGACCTGCCCGGCCGCGTGCTCGTCGCCGAGCTCGACCTCGACGTGCTGCTGTCTTTGGCGGGAGAGCGCGTGGTGGTGGCATCCCTGTCCGGCTATCCGGCCGCGACGCAGGACGTGTCGCTCGTCGTTCCGGCCGAGGTGACGGCCGGTGAGCTGTCGGCGGCTCTCGTGTCGGGAGCGGGCGACCTGCTCGAATCGGCGCGACTGGTCGACGACTACCGCGGCACGGGGGTGCCCGACGGCTCGAAGAGTCTGACGTTCGCGTTGCGCTTCCGCGCACCCGACCGCACGCTCACGGCGGCCGAGGCGACCGATGCCAAGCTCGCCGGCGTCGCCGTGGCCGCGGAGCGCTTCGGCGCGACCATCCGCGACTGA
- a CDS encoding AAA family ATPase encodes MLRTLAISGYRSLREVVVPLGDLTVVTGPNGSGKSNLYRALRLLAAASRGDIVGALAREGGLPSVLWAGPESGGTEPTVRRGPIAVRLGYASDELGYLVDLGIPQSDSASVFARDPEIKREQVFAGPVAKASTLLIDRSRQMTRVRDERWTVLDQQLAPYESIITDLADGDTGLELLSLRRAMAAWRFYDHFRVDQDAPARARQVGTRTHTLAHDGSNLAATWATIVEAGQGAALDDAVDEAFPGSRVRVDTSDGLFRLTISQPGLLRPLEAAELSDGTLRYLLLCAALLPARPAPLIVLNEPESSLHPSLLEPLGGLVRAAAERTQVLTVSHAPALVDALPEPARVELRRSGAETSVVGQGFFDVPAWNWGSR; translated from the coding sequence ATGCTGCGTACCCTGGCGATATCCGGATACCGTTCCCTGCGCGAGGTCGTCGTGCCGCTCGGGGACCTCACGGTGGTCACGGGCCCCAACGGATCGGGCAAGTCGAACCTGTACCGTGCGCTGCGACTGCTGGCAGCGGCATCCCGAGGCGACATCGTGGGGGCGCTCGCCCGCGAGGGCGGACTGCCGTCCGTGCTGTGGGCCGGACCCGAGAGCGGCGGCACCGAGCCCACGGTGCGCCGCGGACCGATCGCCGTGCGCCTGGGCTACGCATCCGACGAACTGGGCTATCTCGTCGACCTCGGCATCCCGCAGAGCGACAGTGCGAGCGTGTTCGCCCGCGATCCCGAGATCAAACGCGAGCAGGTGTTCGCCGGCCCCGTCGCCAAGGCATCCACCCTGCTCATCGACCGCAGCCGCCAGATGACGCGCGTGCGCGACGAGCGGTGGACGGTGCTCGACCAGCAGCTCGCCCCGTACGAGAGCATCATCACCGACCTCGCCGACGGTGACACCGGGCTCGAGCTGCTGTCGCTGCGGCGCGCGATGGCGGCGTGGCGGTTCTACGACCACTTCCGCGTCGATCAGGACGCTCCGGCCCGGGCGCGCCAGGTGGGGACGCGCACCCACACGCTCGCGCACGACGGCTCGAACCTCGCCGCCACCTGGGCGACGATCGTCGAAGCGGGACAGGGGGCGGCTCTCGACGACGCGGTGGATGAGGCGTTCCCGGGCAGCCGGGTGCGCGTCGACACCTCCGACGGGCTGTTCCGCCTCACGATCTCGCAGCCGGGTCTGCTGCGCCCGCTCGAAGCCGCAGAGCTCTCGGACGGCACGCTGCGTTACCTGCTGCTGTGCGCCGCTCTCCTTCCCGCACGTCCGGCACCGCTCATCGTTCTGAACGAGCCCGAATCGAGCCTGCATCCCTCCCTGCTCGAGCCCCTCGGCGGGCTCGTGCGAGCGGCCGCCGAGCGGACGCAGGTGCTCACGGTGTCGCACGCTCCGGCACTGGTCGATGCCCTGCCCGAGCCGGCGCGCGTCGAACTGCGGCGCTCCGGTGCCGAGACGAGCGTGGTCGGGCAGGGCTTCTTCGACGTGCCGGCCTGGAACTGGGGCTCCCGCTGA
- a CDS encoding ABC transporter ATP-binding protein: protein MTDTSAAVPALELTGLVKRFGQKTAVDGIDLVVPSGSFYGLVGPNGAGKTTSLSMATGLLRPDAGGARVHGIDVWRDPVAAKRTIGNLADGVRLFDRLTGEQLITYTAMMFGLPRPEIAPRVSDLLDLMDLRAAAGTIVADYSAGMTKKIALACALVHAPRLLVLDEPFESVDPVSAANIEDVLRSYTVSGGSVIVSSHSMDLVQRMCDHVAVIAAGRVLAAGTIDEVRAGQSLQDTFVSLVGGRHQSEGPQWLRQS from the coding sequence GTGACCGATACGTCCGCCGCCGTTCCCGCCCTCGAGCTGACGGGACTGGTCAAGCGGTTCGGTCAGAAGACCGCGGTCGACGGCATCGACCTCGTCGTCCCGTCGGGCTCGTTCTACGGCCTCGTCGGCCCGAACGGCGCCGGCAAGACCACGAGCCTGTCGATGGCGACGGGCCTGCTGAGGCCCGACGCAGGCGGTGCTCGCGTGCACGGCATCGACGTGTGGCGCGACCCCGTGGCAGCCAAGCGCACGATCGGCAACCTCGCCGACGGCGTGCGCCTGTTCGACCGGCTCACCGGTGAGCAGCTCATCACCTACACCGCGATGATGTTCGGGCTTCCGCGGCCGGAGATCGCACCGCGCGTCTCGGACCTGCTCGACCTCATGGACCTCCGCGCCGCCGCCGGCACGATCGTCGCCGACTACTCCGCGGGCATGACCAAGAAGATCGCCCTGGCCTGCGCGCTCGTCCACGCGCCGCGACTGCTCGTGCTCGACGAGCCGTTCGAATCGGTCGACCCCGTCTCTGCGGCCAACATCGAGGACGTCCTACGCAGCTACACCGTCTCGGGCGGTTCGGTCATCGTCTCGAGCCACTCGATGGACCTCGTCCAGCGCATGTGCGACCACGTCGCCGTCATCGCCGCCGGACGCGTGCTCGCCGCGGGCACGATCGACGAGGTGCGCGCGGGCCAGAGCCTGCAGGACACCTTCGTCTCGCTCGTCGGCGGACGCCACCAGTCGGAGGGACCGCAGTGGTTGCGACAGTCCTGA